The Immundisolibacter cernigliae genome has a window encoding:
- a CDS encoding DUF1329 domain-containing protein, translating to MQNLPIIAGLAFVGAAALFAGSAVAKVSPEEAAKLGLEGTELTPVGAIRAGNADGSIPAWDGGIKAPPAGYEEGKWYVDPYKDDQVLFTITAQNYQQYEDKLSAGTIAMLKKYPDTFKMNVYPSRRSASFPQWLYDGSIWNAANTDWCNPPPGGPNTAQRCVKQEVFRPGVPFPIPKDGGELMYNHTFYFFGKWFTSVAYGFNAFPDGAYAEHVKRERWLVPMYLVGDEKPKGEVFDRKGGAAWCFSQEDLAPPRTAGTMFSGCNYFESVDFEAYLYVPGQRRVRKAPEIGFYDSPGTGSDGLRTADARNLFAQTGGEEWYDWSPPVRKEMYIPYNSYKLADPQYTFKDIVRKGHVNSDIKRYELHRVWVIEGKLKPGFRHLGPHRLVYVDEDSWAAALSDMYDAQGNLWRVSEAYLLNYYNVPMVHWWGDDHSDLVSGRHAGVNGYFNHGAKLGTFPPDFSPSGKPDPDLMTPAGLRKYGVR from the coding sequence ATGCAAAACTTACCGATCATCGCCGGCCTTGCCTTTGTCGGAGCTGCGGCGCTCTTTGCCGGGTCGGCTGTCGCCAAGGTATCGCCTGAGGAAGCGGCGAAGCTGGGCCTTGAGGGGACGGAGTTGACGCCAGTCGGCGCCATCCGCGCCGGCAACGCCGACGGCAGCATTCCGGCCTGGGATGGCGGCATAAAGGCGCCGCCGGCCGGTTATGAAGAGGGCAAGTGGTACGTGGATCCCTACAAGGACGATCAGGTTCTGTTCACCATCACGGCGCAGAACTATCAGCAGTACGAGGACAAATTGTCCGCTGGCACCATTGCCATGCTCAAGAAATACCCGGATACGTTCAAGATGAACGTCTATCCAAGTCGTCGCAGTGCCTCTTTCCCGCAGTGGCTGTACGACGGCTCTATCTGGAATGCCGCCAACACCGATTGGTGCAACCCGCCTCCGGGTGGACCCAACACTGCCCAGCGCTGCGTGAAACAGGAGGTCTTTCGCCCGGGTGTGCCGTTTCCCATTCCCAAGGATGGCGGGGAGCTGATGTACAACCACACGTTCTACTTCTTCGGCAAGTGGTTCACGTCGGTTGCGTATGGCTTCAACGCATTTCCGGATGGCGCCTACGCCGAGCATGTAAAGCGCGAGCGTTGGTTGGTGCCGATGTATTTGGTCGGGGATGAAAAACCCAAGGGCGAAGTGTTCGACCGCAAGGGCGGTGCGGCGTGGTGCTTCTCGCAGGAAGATCTTGCGCCGCCGCGCACGGCCGGGACCATGTTCAGCGGCTGCAACTATTTCGAATCGGTCGACTTCGAAGCCTACCTGTACGTGCCCGGCCAGCGCCGGGTCCGCAAGGCTCCGGAAATCGGCTTTTACGACAGCCCGGGCACAGGTTCGGACGGTCTGCGAACCGCCGATGCGCGCAACCTGTTCGCGCAGACCGGTGGCGAGGAGTGGTACGACTGGTCGCCACCGGTGCGCAAGGAGATGTATATCCCCTACAACAGCTACAAGCTGGCCGATCCGCAATACACCTTCAAGGACATCGTGCGCAAGGGCCACGTCAACTCGGACATCAAGCGCTACGAACTGCACCGGGTATGGGTCATCGAGGGCAAGCTGAAGCCGGGATTCCGCCATCTTGGCCCGCATCGCCTGGTGTACGTGGACGAGGACAGCTGGGCGGCGGCGCTGTCCGACATGTACGATGCGCAGGGCAACCTGTGGCGCGTGTCGGAGGCCTATCTGCTCAATTATTACAATGTGCCGATGGTGCACTGGTGGGGAGACGACCACTCCGATCTGGTCTCCGGCCGCCATGCAGGCGTCAACGGCTATTTCAACCACGGCGCCAAGCTCGGCACCTTCCCGCCGGATTTTTCGCCTTCCGGCAAGCCTGATCCGGACCTGATGACGCCGGCTGGTCTACGTAAGTACGGCGTCCGTTAA